Sequence from the Triticum urartu cultivar G1812 unplaced genomic scaffold, Tu2.1 TuUngrouped_contig_1992, whole genome shotgun sequence genome:
AGCCGTGGCGGTTCCGGTACTCGTACTGGACGAGCAGCCAGAGCTACGTGCTCACCAAGGGCTGGAGCAGGTACGTCAAGGAGAAGCAGCTTGACGCCGGAGACATCGTGCACTTCGAGAGGGTGCGCGGCCTTGGCACAGGCGACCGTCTCTTCATCTGCTGCAGGCGCCGTGGCGAGAGCGCGCCGCCACCACCACTCCGCGTATCTCCGCCTGCTCTGAACGCCGGGGAGCAGCAGCCTTGGAGCCCGATGTGCTATAGCACGTCAGGATCATACCCTACCAGCCCTGCCAACTCCCACGCCTATCGCCGCTCCGTGGAGCAAGATCACAGCGACATGCTGCATGCAGGTATACACAACCCTCAAGAACAAAGCACTTGATAGCATGCAACATAACTTAGATGCAGGTGCTGAAAATTACATATCTCTTACACCATTCTCC
This genomic interval carries:
- the LOC125526820 gene encoding B3 domain-containing protein Os11g0156000-like, whose product is MAMHHLSQGHPQAWPWGVAMYTNLHYHHQYEREHLFEKTLTPSDVGKLNRLVIPKQHAERYFPLNGGDSPGDKDLLLSFEDEASKPWRFRYSYWTSSQSYVLTKGWSRYVKEKQLDAGDIVHFERVRGLGTGDRLFICCRRRGESAPPPPLRVSPPALNAGEQQPWSPMCYSTSGSYPTSPANSHAYRRSVEQDHSDMLHAGIHNPQEQST